One Theropithecus gelada isolate Dixy chromosome 18, Tgel_1.0, whole genome shotgun sequence DNA segment encodes these proteins:
- the CTAGE1 gene encoding LOW QUALITY PROTEIN: cTAGE family member 2 (The sequence of the model RefSeq protein was modified relative to this genomic sequence to represent the inferred CDS: inserted 1 base in 1 codon): MEEPKANPQPYLGLVLELLRRVVAALPEGMKPDSHPYDFPWELVIRAAVVGFFAVLFLWRSFRSVTSRLYVRREKKLALALSGLIEEKCKLLEKCSLVQKEYEGYEVESSLKDASFEKATTEAQSLEATCEKLNRFNSELQHDILCLEKELKEEKSKHSEQNELMADISKRIQSLEDESKSLKSQVAEAKMTFKRFQMNEGRLQIEIQDALNENYQLQENQKQLLQEAEVWKEQGRELIKQKRTFEDSKVHAEQVLNDKENHIRTLTERLLKMKDQTAMLREDITVDDNLELEMNNELEDGAYLDNPPKGALKKLIHAATLCASLKTLERERNQIYIQLSEVDKTKEELTEHIKNLQTEQASLQSESTHFESENQKLQQKLKVMTELCQENETKLYRKLIVEEKCRLEKEEKLSKADEIISHATEELKTYRKRAKDLEEFERTIHFYRRKSILHKKKAHNNWLAAWTAERNLNDLRKENAHNRQKLTDIEFKIKLLEKDRHALDVPNTAFGREHSPYAPSPLGWPSSEMGQPSSEMRAFLYPPTLLEGPLRRSPLLPGGGGRGPGGPENSLDCQMTNERGEASCDRLTSPHRAPSGTGPLSPLWEQDRRMVFPPPGQSYPDSAFPPQRQDRFHSNSARRSGPAELRSFNTPSLGKLDGSVPSEMESGRNDTKDNFGNLKVPNSSLPTENEATGPGFIPXPLAPIRGPSFPVDTRGPFMRRGPPFPPPPPGTMFGASRDYCPPRVVPGPPRAPFAMRNVYPPRGFPPYRPPRPGFPPPTTTF, encoded by the exons TACGAGTCGGCTTTatgtgagaagagagaaaaagcttGCTTTGGCACTTTCTGGactaattgaagaaaaatgtaaactactTGAAAAATGTAGCCTTGTTCAAAAAGAGTATGAAGGCTATGAAGTAGAGTCATCTTTAAAGGATGCCAGCTTTGAGAAAGCGACAACAGAAGCACAAAGTTTGGAGGCAACCTGTGAAAAGCTGAACAGGTTCAATTCTGAACTTCAGCATGATATACTCTGTCTagaaaaagagttaaaagaagagaaatctaaacatTCTGAACAAAATGAATTGATGGCAGATATTTCCAAAAGGATACAGTCACTAGAAGATGAGTCAAAATCCCTCAAATCACAAGTAGCTGAAGCCAAAATGACTTTTAAGAGATTTCAAATGAATGAAGGACGACTGCAGATAGAAATACAAGATGCTTTGAATGAAAATTACCAACTTCAGGAAAACCAGAAACAGCTTTTGCAAGAAGCTGAAGTATGGAAAGAACAAGGGCGTGAACTTattaaacagaaaagaacatttgAAGACTCCAAAGTACACGCAGAACAAGttttaaatgataaagaaaatcacaTCAGGACTCTGACTGAACGCTTGCTAAAGATGAAAGATCAGACTGCTATGCTTCGAGAAGACATAACGGTTGATGATAACTTGGAATTAGAAATGAACAATGAATTGGAAGATGGTGCTTACTTAGATAATCCTCCAAAAGGAGCTTTGAAGAAACTGATTCATGCTGCTACGTTATGTGCTTCTTTAAAAAccttagaaagagaaagaaaccaaattTATATTCAATTATCTGAAGTTGATAAAACAAAGGAAGAGCTTACAGAGCATATTAAAAATCTTCAGACTGAACAAGCATCTTTGCAGTCAGAAAGCACACATTTTGAAAGTGAGAATCAGAAACTTCAACAGAAACTTAAAGTAATGACTGAATTGTGTCAAGAAAATGAAACGAAACTCTACAGGAAATTAATAGTAGAGGAAAAATGCCggttagagaaagaagagaaactttcTAAAGCAGATGAAATAATCAGCCATGCCACTGAAGAGCTGAAGACCTACAGAAAGCGAGCCAAAGATCTTGAAGAATTTGAGAGAACTATTCATTTTTATCGAAGGAAGAGTATTCTCCATAAGAAAAAAGCACATAATAATTGGTTGGCAGCTTGGACTGCTGAAAGAAACCTCAATgatttgaggaaagaaaatgctcacaacagacaaaaattaactgatatagagtttaaaataaaacttttagaaaaagatCGTCATGCACTTGATGTTCCAAATACAGCATTTGGCAGAGAGCATTCCCCATATGCTCCCTCACCACTGGGTTGGCCTTCATCTGAAATGGGTCAGCCTTCATCTGAAATGAGAGCTTTTCTCTATCCTCCGACTTTGTTGGAGGGTCCACTGAGACGCTCACCTTTGCTTccagggggaggaggaagaggcccaGGAGGCCCAGAGAATTCTCTGGACTGTCAGATGACCAATGAAAGAGGAGAAGCAAGCTGTGATAGGTTAACCAGTCCTCACAGGGCTCCTTCTGGCACTGGGCCCCTGTCGCCTCTGTGGGAACAGGACCGTAGGATGGTGTTTCCTCCACCGGGACAGTCATATCCTGATTCAGCTTTTCCTCCACAAAGGCAAGACAGATTTCATTCTAATTCTGCTAGACGCTCTGGACCAGCAGAACTCAGAAGTTTTAATACACCTTCTTTGGGTAAATTGGATGGGTCAGTGCCTTCAGAAATGGAATCCGGTAGAAATGATACCAAAGAtaattttggtaatttaaaaGTGCCTAATTCATCTCTCCCCACTGAAAATGAAGCAACTGGGCCTGGCTTTATTC CACCTCTTGCTCCAATCAGAGGTCCATCGTTTCCAGTAGATACAAGAGGCCCGTTCATGAGAAGAGGACCTCCtttccctccacctcctccaggaaccATGTTTGGAGCTTCTCGAGATTATTGTCCACCAAGGGTTGTCCCCGGTCCACCACGTGCTCCATTTGCAATGAGAAATGTCTATCCACCGAGGGGTTTTCCTCCTTACCGTCCCCCAAGACCTGGATttccaccccccaccaccacatTCTGA